The segment ACTGGTTGAGTTAAAGTTATCTGTACTCATCAAGACAAAGTTGTGGACAAATCTGAGGAACGTGCCTTATATGTGAACAGAATATTCTGtgaaaagtgttgcatttagtGTAAGGgcaaatatttgctggtttatctatctttgtttttcagcattgtaaattggattttttttgtacttttcgtcaacaaaaaataacttttagGGGCATTCTTTACAATTTTGTCAACTTTGCAGAGGCTAAATGCTAAATTTGAGTAATCAAATAAGAACCTGAACCCCAATGGCCTTATTATTTtgatatgataaataaaatgtcaaaaagtcagaaaataccAGCAGGTGTGTCACACTCAGGTACCTGAATTTTATTGGAGGTCCATTTTCGGTGAACACGAGATTTGTCGTCAGGGTCCATGTTGGCATGGTAGGGATAGGCCAGGATGTCTCTCTGCTGGAGTTCAGACGACAGTGACTCAGCATCCTTCTGAGAGAACACATACACGATGCCTGTGGAAGACACATGAGGAAATACTGACTGAGACTGCTTTTGCATGTGAATACATAAAGATTCACTCATCTATTCAGCCATATCTAAACGTCATATTAAAAGAGCTGAGCATAGAAGCCTGAATTTTATGGATCAGATTAAATTTTTCTTTTAGTCTAGTCAGTCATATTTGTTGCAGTACCTGACTGGTCCTTGTATCTGTTCTTGATCAGAGAGGCAATGTCATTTTTTGATGCATCGTCAGAACCTTTAATACGAACCTGAGGAACAAGCAGAGAGTTAGCCTTAGAATTGCatgatacccacggtatacacggtaccccgtggtgccaaatcataacagttcctactatactagagattctacacgacggtactaccgtggattactatagtaccggtgccagtttcccTACATAGtggccgcctctgctctcctcccgtCTTCTTACTGtatgctactcccttgtaaacaaaccaacatggcaactactgcaaccgaactacacagctgctgaatgattggctgtttgcctgttagtGGTGatgtccggggatatgataggctgtttccgcacgctgggtccgcccgtctgttagctgattggctgttcctGCCGGCAAgtacgaactccatgaagaccgCTCCGCTTccatagaaactcgcttcaaaacaaacaacaagctaaagttctgtctcacccagacaacacactcaccatggtCAGTggcaccatagacatatatacacagacatatatacatagacatatatacatagacgcctcattgagcaggttggtccgttgctgcgttacaTTAAtgtgtccgccatattggatgtggaaGATCtgccccgtaaactaataaaaggaaatggactgaacttcataaagcacctttctacaaagttctttaagttaatgcctcttatacgcccattcacacacacacacacacacacacacacacacacactaatatatctgggaaacaaacaggcaccaaaaacaatgtatgtaacttttaaaatgattattataaatgtttacgCCTTATGTTTAGGATATaagtaagcaccaaaccaacgtatgtatttttctaatgctgagtgtttacagctacacgGGGaggcattgatgaacatacatatctatatagCTATACAATTGCAATctctacgtgtgtgtgcgtgtaagttaaaaaccttggaaaagaatactcttgcacagctttttccatgtgttgccagttactttgccacatccGAAATggcgtcgacgtacgattcagcacGTCTACGTCTATGACTGACAACACTatttttgctcaaaaaaccaaactcgtcgtttcaaacttgtttcagtctaatttttacttcaccagtattatgtttatcatgcaccaaacattagtaattaatattaatattattaatattaataatattaatattaatatttataacttgtacaaatacattgcagttcacaaaaataataataataaaaaggctgcagtatcgcgataatacccggaaccgtgatactttgtctggtatagtatcgtggttactcgttttggtattgtgacaactctagttagcctgtgtgtgcagagcagGTGGGAGCATGTGTTTGGTGGAGAGATATACAGGTGTGGGAGAGTGCGGTTGCTGTGGTTACCTCGTAGTAGAGGTTGGTGCGGTTGAAGGAAGCGGTGAGTGTGATTGGCTGTTTCACACACAGGATCTTCTCGCAGTCCTTGAGGACGCTGCTGGTTGCCGTGGCTGTGAGCCCGAGCAGCGGGACTTTAGGGAACTGCCTTTTCAGGATGCCCAGCAGTTTAtaatctgaacacaaacacacgtatCAATTTTGAAGAGAAACCTGGAATTTTGGTAGCTTTGGGAGACCGATACGTCCACCTCGCTGCTTCCTAGTGAAGGGGACCTCTCACCTGGTCTGAAGTCATGTCCCCATTGGCTGCAGCAGTGCACCTCATCCACAGCGATACGACTCAGCAGGTCTGCATTGTAGGCTTTCTCCAGGCGAGACATGAGCAGCTTGCTCTTGGCGATCTTCTCTGGAGTCACGTACACCAGCTTGAAAGGAGCTTTGGTATCTGTCATTCCAGCCATGACAGTCTTGGCATGctcctatttaaaaaaaaggaataccAAAGCAATAGGTCAACTGTTTGAGGCAACCTTTCCATGCAGAGAAGCATGAGAAGAGAtcaacagattaaataaatcaaaggtGAAATATATCAGCCAGTTGTTACCTTGCTACTGGATGCATTAAGCATGGCTGCTGACACGTTGATGGACTTTAGGTACATGATCTGGTCCTCCATCAGGGACACCAGAGGAGTGACGACCAATGTaaaacctgacacacacagacatgagacatGATGACAGTTAGACCACACAAACAGAACTTATTAGATTAAAAAGAACTGCAGAGTGGTGTGTGAGCCAGCAGTACCCTTGGAGCAGACTGCAGGCAGCTGGTAGCAAAGGCTTTTCCCTCTTCCTGTGGGCATCACCAGGAACAGATCCCGGCCTGACATGGTCAGGTTGATGGCCCTCAGCTGCAGCGGTCGGAACTTGGAGAGATGGAATGAGTCCTTCAGGTGCTGTTCCAGTTCTTTGGACCATGGAAAATCTGCCAAACATCAAGAGAGtaacacacaaactgaattcaaccagagaaacagactttTAGTTGAGGTTTTGTTCATAAGTATTGAAACTTTTTGATATCACATGTTCAACACAATGCGATCTCCATTAATTTAGCCTTCAATATTATTTAAAGTACTGaagctattaaaaaaaaaaaaaaaacagatctctAATCAGAAAGTGGCCATCCCTGATGAATTAACCAGTGGACGAGAGGCAAACAATCACCTCAGAGTGTCATGTAAACGTCTGCAGCGGAGGGGATTACACCCATGTAAGCTGATCTTTGCATAGATCTTTGCATAGATGTATATGTTGTCATGGGTTGAACCCCTCCAGGCCCTCACACAGAACACATATACAAAGCCTTCTATGGACACAagtccctgtgtgtgtctgctacttgacAACTACTTGGCTAAGGTGGTGAATATGTAGAGGAGAAGGGGTGAGCATGCACAGTAGGTCTGTGCTGGCATACAACCCAAGAGGGCAACTGTACCAGAAAAGGAAGTTAGAAAAGTTCATATAGAATAATTACTATGATACAAAAGGCAAAACAATCATCCGTATGTGAAaactcattgtgtgtgtgtgtgtattagtattagtagtagtaccGGTGTTGTCATAGCGCTGTAGCTCCTGCCTGCTCATTACTGGACCAGCTCCAGATGACTTAGAGGAAAacgaggatgaggaggatgaagaggacgCCGGCTGTGCAGCGTCACAggcctcctccagctgctgcagcagggcGTTCTTACGTGTGGTCAGGTCGGCCTGCTTCTGCAGGAGATCTGCGATCTGCAGCTCCACCAACTCCAGCTCTGTCTCCACCGAGTCCAGCTCCGCCTGAACGTCTGAACGAGGACAACACGGCGGAAAGACCATTAGTGACAATGATTCCAGACTCGTATGCATGTTAACTTGAGTTTTGTTCACTTCTTAATGAATGAGAGTCACAATCCATCTGAGGGTGACTTCTTAGAATCTAgaacacatctgtctgtctgttctaaGTCTATGCAAGTCATACAAACTATACATAACCCTGACGAGATAGGTGAGATGTTTAGAGTAACACGTGCAGCATTCTCTGTGGAGTGTGACCTGGGAGGAGGCTGACAGGTCTCACACCTGCACAGGTCCTAATCCTCCGAGGATCACAGCTCCACAGCTAATGATCTCACTCCTCCTGCTCTTTGGAGCTCCCTGGTGTGCCATTAGTCTGCAATCAAATCAACCTCCTCTCATCCCAACAGAGGAGCTTGTGACTGCATCTGGAAAGAAAGATACCTACCACTGGTCCTGCCAGCATCATCCATATTGACTGCTTCACTCAGAGATGATGTTCAGACCGCAGAGATGATGTGTGACAGGAGGATtccctgaaagagagaaaaacacaaagacgtcacagaaacagagtctACTTCACACCTGAACACTTATCTGACGTCACTGTTAGCGTAAACACAGCAAAGGGAACACAAGTTGCCACAAAGCTACCTCTTTTAGTAGTTACAAAGTAACGTTGAATTCCACTAACATGAAGCTACACAGCAGGTCTAACTTTGCCGTGACGCTGCACCTGCTCTCAGCCCGTTAATCAGCGGAACCCCGCGAGCCTCGAAGCGTCACGTTTTAGCGGCATCTCACTCTCCGTCACTGACGTACTTTCTACTCTAGTTAACTACTACGCTCTGCTGTGGGCTAAATTGGCTTTGACTGGCTGAGACAAggctttgaaaaataaaaatgactaacCATTCAGCAGCTTCGCCCAGGACCCTTCCTCCGTGTTGCTGAATCCACTTGACGGTTGCTATAGCAGAccggcacaaacacacattgttgCAAGGCCAGGGTAGCGCCTGTAGTGATGTGTCGATCGTGAACGAGACGGTTCAAAAAACTGGCTCCTGTCCGCAAGCCGTTAAGTGCTAAAAATGCAATGGAAACAATTGGTTACagcaatttatttatattataaaatgtattttttacttttgaatacttcagtaccAAGGATGTATTGCataatttaagtgatatatgtacacatacacataaaatgaagagccgtctcttcttggtgagctgatTCAAACGATCTGGCTCACTAAAATtaaccgaacttcccatcactaaaACGCAGACGCAAGGCCAAGGTAGAGAGAGTGAAATATTGTAACCCTGAGTTTATCCTGCCAGGCTGCCAACAAATTCCGCCTCTTATTGCAGGATGGACACACCTTACGAGCCAACCACGGctcgttttttaaaaagtatttcatGAATAAAACTTACATTATCTATGTTCAATGCATAACCTGAGACGTTTTATTCAAAGCAAACATATTTCAGTCCACATCAGCGCTGCCTGACAGAGTAACGTCAGGGCAAAACACCCAACAGGTAAACGTGTGATGCATTCAAGAAACGCTCAGTGACCAAACTTTCGAGAGTTTAAATGTTTCCCCGAACTATTAAATGCTTAAAATATGTAGTCATGTATGCATGCGCCAAACCAGCAGAGCAGATACACCACGTATGCGCTATATAGCAGCTGCTAAAGTTATTAATTTGAACAGTAGGGTTTGGGTGGGCGGAGCTGCTGGTTCCGTTGTGTTTCCCGCACTTCGCAGCTGTAAATAACGATGCTGAAGTCGCCACGTTGAATACGACACGGCGCTGTTCCGGAAGATGACAGCGCAAGAAGGTGTGTTTCCGGAAGACGTGGCTGTTGCTGCAGTGGCAGCTGTCATCAGAGTCTCCACACAGGACTTCTTCCACTGCTTCTTCTCTCAGATTTACTGTTTCTAGTTCATCTTCGCTCGGTCGTTCGGCGTCAAGATGATTTCCCTGACGGACTCCCAAAGTAAGTCCCGTAAACCGTTTGTAGTCCAGCACACCTCTGGACTACAAACCAGCTGACCGGCTTCATCTGCAGCAGCTGGCTAACTGTGGGCCAGAGAGCTAACAGTTAACCTCCAGTACTGTAGTAactattaaagtattaaagtaacTGTAATGTAAAGGTAGACTTCTGTGTTTGAGCTCCTGTGGAGGCTGCAGCGACATGAACGTGACTCCTTCCACACACTGACGCtcatttaaatgacttgttgttaaatgtgtgttaatgggCCACAGTGAAACATTCTAccatcacctgtctgtctctgtagcacctgtctgtctctgtagcacctgtctgtcttcatgttttcatgactTGTCACTCAAACTCAACTCTTCGCTGTtgaagggacagatacaggaaatctttacTGCCACATTCCGTCACATTGTATAACAACAGCTAGGTCCATTTACAGTCACTTCACATTTCTCCTTACtctgccaatttgctgtatatactgtacctctgtacaatatattttatttactattgctattttgatattttattatgtatagtttgctcttatatattttattcttatgttgtttatgttgttatgtgtctatctatctatctatctatctaaaacaATGCAAGTCGTTCACAGATCAACATTTAGGTCAGGGTTCAACTGTGGCCAATCACATCTCAGCGGAGAGCATATCTATGTAGCATGTGTACGTAGATATGTAGCCATGTTCCAACTCTGTTAACCCTtctgtgatgtgtgatgtgtgtgtgtccgtcctgCAGAGATCGGAATGGGATTGACAGGCTTCGGCgtgttcttcctcttcttcgGAATGATCCTGTTCTTTGACAAAGCTCTCCTGGCTATTGGAAACGTGAGTGTTTCTGCTTCATCCACCTCCCTCGTGTTATCTGTGACGctgagaaacacacaggtgCAGCGTTCTTTCCTccacatcagctgctgctgacactgatgtgcttgtaatgtttttttttatctgtcaaCACATCTGACCATGAGAAGTATCATAAAAGACAAACTAGAACATTTGGCCAATAAAGTcagttcagacagacagggagaataaagctctgtctctgtgagaAATGAAGGAGAGCTGTAGATTTGACCCGTCCATGCGACGGAAACTAATATGTCATCCAACTCCACATCCTCAGTTTGTAATGCAGACTGTGTGCTCATGTCTAATGATATCACTATGATGTCATGGAGCCACAGAACAAATGACTTGACAACTGTGTGCACAGCTAGTAGGTAAACAGATGCAGGTCTGAGTTTTCCTTTGACTTTTTCTAACTAATAATACATAGAAGCTATATActacataatattacataataataaataaaagttgtgTCATCTTGCCAAATGTGATCTGTAAAatgctttgaaaacaaaatgtatttttaaaatctgaagaACACTAAGAGCACACACTTATATACCAATGAGTTTTCTGTGTTGGCTTTGAGTTGTTCCTGATTAGTTTGGTCTACAGACTTTGCTGTTTAAGTTTCAGTCTGATCTCTCTCCTCCATTCTCTCTTCGCTTCgcttcattttaaatgactCCAGCTACACATCTGTCATTTACACACACGTGTCTGTAGACCTACTTTCCACTCTCTAATATTGACCACCCTCATTTTTTGCTGTAGATCCTGTTTGTTGCTGGACTCGCCTTCGTCATTGGGCTGGAGAGGACCTTCCGCTTCTTCTTCCAGAAGCACAAGATGAAGGCCACCAGTTTCTTCcttggaggtgtgtttgtggtgctgATTGGCTGGCCCATCATCGGAGTCGTGCTGGAGATCTACGGCTTTTTCCTCTTGTTCAGGTAAGAGTTCAAAAACAGGGGCTCAGGCTGAGAAACAGAGACGGCAGACGAGAGAGATACTGTCTATTTTGATAACCATTCGTGTTCATTACATGACCTTCTACTACGAGCtgagagaagcagaaaacagGTATTATGTTATGATGTTTGcaatattcattattaaagGTAGGTCAAAGATAAAGTACTCTCTGCTCGTGGTGCTGTTTGGAGTGGACAGTCTGCTGTTTTATGGTCAGGACagatttttttacagtgaaaacttTAGCTACACCAGCACAAGCGCACACATGTAATTAACTCCGTAACATTATCTAACCCGTGATGAAGTGTTTGCCACCATTTTCATCCTCTCGTTCTTTTACTGCCCTTtggggaaataaaataaaatcataaactgCAGCTTTACGGCACGGTGCCACCACACACCTTCACAGCATTTGTTTCTCCCAAAACGGTGCACAGTCATTCTGAAGACAGGAAATTGTCTTTTGGCTGCCGTCATTTACCATGTTTGTATCGAAAAACAGGATGTTAGGCTGGGACTTGACTTA is part of the Larimichthys crocea isolate SSNF chromosome XX, L_crocea_2.0, whole genome shotgun sequence genome and harbors:
- the recql gene encoding ATP-dependent DNA helicase Q1 — encoded protein: MDDAGRTSDVQAELDSVETELELVELQIADLLQKQADLTTRKNALLQQLEEACDAAQPASSSSSSSSFSSKSSGAGPVMSRQELQRYDNTDFPWSKELEQHLKDSFHLSKFRPLQLRAINLTMSGRDLFLVMPTGRGKSLCYQLPAVCSKGFTLVVTPLVSLMEDQIMYLKSINVSAAMLNASSSKEHAKTVMAGMTDTKAPFKLVYVTPEKIAKSKLLMSRLEKAYNADLLSRIAVDEVHCCSQWGHDFRPDYKLLGILKRQFPKVPLLGLTATATSSVLKDCEKILCVKQPITLTASFNRTNLYYEVRIKGSDDASKNDIASLIKNRYKDQSGIVYVFSQKDAESLSSELQQRDILAYPYHANMDPDDKSRVHRKWTSNKIQVVVATVAFGMGIDKPDVRFVIHHTISKSIENYYQESGRAGRDDSQADCIVYFGFSDIFRISTMVVMENVGQQKLKQMVDYCQNIDRCRRSLMAVHFDEVWDDEGCHQMCDTCRHVKDFTTVDITGHARQVVQIVELASSMDEKLTPLKLVEAWIGKGPAKRRKMIQTTTLSRLQAEAVVVRLLLQEYLREDFSFTPYTTYFYVKLGRKAPLLKSQTHTVSMKMETTGTGSAVVKAVSGQGKAKEGKRSVQSAGDAPVSKKVKTQLP
- the golt1ba gene encoding golgi transport 1Ba isoform X1 gives rise to the protein MISLTDSQKIGMGLTGFGVFFLFFGMILFFDKALLAIGNILFVAGLAFVIGLERTFRFFFQKHKMKATSFFLGGVFVVLIGWPIIGVVLEIYGFFLLFRGFFPVVVGFIRRIPVLGSILNLPFISAYVDKVGESNTMV
- the golt1ba gene encoding golgi transport 1Ba isoform X2, yielding MISLTDSQKIGMGLTGFGVFFLFFGMILFFDKALLAIGNILFVAGLAFVIGLERTFRFFFQKHKMKATSFFLGGVFVVLIGWPIIGVVLEIYGFFLLFRGFFPVVVGFIRRIPVLGSILNLPFISAPS